The segment TTGTAAATTAccttgaaaaaacaattaatgaaaaaataatgataatgtttcattttttctatcatcatGGAGGCCAATGTTGTATTCATAGTTACTCCAAGTACAACCAATACTTGAGCGATTTGATCGATAAAGATGATGAAaccttaaaaatatataagtatatttgCTTATGTCAAAATTGTCGGATGTTCTCATTTTGTAACATAAATAAGTCTTATTGAACATTAACATATGGTTATaatattacaagaaaaaaaaaacagtgattttctgttgttaaataaaaataaatatatatcaacataATTTGACTGTACAATATTGgattaaatctaataattaaaagaattaatttattttttttccactctCGTTCATTATCAAACGCAacaataatacatttaaaaaatagaaacaataAGACAATAACCGACGACTAGTTTTACAATATAgataattttcttcaaatattttttttttttttgttgcattgATGATACAATAAAAGATTGTCAAGAACCTTTAAAGCCATATAAATATCTGCATCATGGACATCATAGTAAAAACTCACCTTTTTAGACTAGCAttgacttaattttttaaatataattctaacttttttcaatactatattttcgtttttttagtttttgatTAACTTAATATATCACTTTccggtaattattattactattattattattattattattcattctcCAACATTGAGGGActgataaattcaaaaaactgataattattattaaaaccgatgttaaaatatattttaaaaaatttgatgatgagAGAACtaattgtcaaaatttaaaagatattttatttactaattATTAGTCACTCGGGTATACTTTCCAAATTACTCGATGTCGTAAGACGTCAAATAAGAAgacacaatttattattatttttagtttttcgcTCAGGTAATGCAACCTTGACTTTACCAATATCTTCAGAACTACTTCTTGCATATAGTGATCTACTTAAACGATGACGTACACCTTTACCAATTGAACGTCCACCTTTTCTCAACGATGCAAATCTACCAAGTGGCGTTTTTGGTGCATCAAGTGTTTTAGTTGTTCCTACAattgcttcttttttttcttgtacacAATTCAACGTTGTTACTGTAAATTCAATATCTTTTGGTTCTTGTGATACAAATTCTTCTACTGGTTCTTCGATTGTATCACGATCAATCCATGTTAAACCCATTTCAACTTTCTCAGCAAGATCTTGCCAGTGTTTTCTATTATCTGCAGTACCTTCGTACAATGGCATTATCCAAGGAAATGTTTCTGATAAAACTTTGTATAAGGGTAAACAAATAACATCAATGAAACCAACTTGCATTTGTGGTAATTCATCACGACGTTCACGATCCATCATTGCAACTGGTTGTTGATTTAGCTGTAATTTTTCTAGATCACCCTgatcaaaaaattcatcagcAACTAATTTTGCAACTATGTGTTGTACTTCCCAAGGTTTTGCAATTGCACTTACATCACATGCTGTCATCATCATCCCACAAAGtactgaaaattaataatagttttagtatttatattttttttaaaattaaatttgaaaacaaaaagaatacactaacattcttttttttcttcactctGCCAATCGAATTCaccatcatcaattaattccataaatttattcttttttttaaaataaacagcaAGATCAGTTGACAATATTGCACTTTCAACGACTTTCATAACACGTCTATAATCCTCCATTGAGagtgtttgaaaaatattattactgtCTGAGCTGAGTATCATGACACATTGATCAAAATGATGATGTTCCATTGTACTAGTTGAATATAGAATTGCAAGTGGTGattctatttttgtttgaaatgCATTGTTTGTCCCTCGATGATCAAGATCATGACACAAACAAGCAACCAACAAACCAAGTATCTCCAAATCAGTCATAAATTGTTCCATTTTTCCAGTTTTTAACATTGCAAACATTGTCTGAGCAACATTAAGAGCATGTCTCCAATTGTGATATTTTACAggtctataaaaaaaaaagatataaaatatcCATGCAAacgtttaaattataaaattaaatttaaaatatgtaggTGACGCGGAGTATCCAACCTGcgtaaaattaatcaaactcaccggtaattttttttaacactcaAAATCCAACGACAAAGTACATCATAAGGAATATGAAATCTTTGAATAAGATTACATGCTTTGAACATTCTTACAGTTGCACGAcaagtatcatcatcattgagaTCGAAGTCAATAAAtgtaaaactaaataaattatacttgtCTGCTGATGGTATTTGTTCAGTTGTTAGCTTAACTGCATCTTCATTGCTTGCTGTTGCATGATAACTAAGACACTCAAGTGCTACTTTTTGTTTAGCCATTAATTTACATGCTGATTCGTACATCTGAGTATTGTGAATACCTAGGCCacaaaaaattgcaaatgCTTCAAATATTGATACATCCAAATCGGTAAAAGAACTTTGATTATCCtgtttagtataaaaaaatttcaaacattactcaattcaaaaattttcttgtttctttcttttgtttcataaattattttcaataaagatttaaataaaataaataaataattaaatacctTGTTTATTAACTGAGCAACAccaattacaattttttgaccATTAACAATTGGCATGCATAGAATACTCTTTATTGAATTCATTTCTTTGTCTAAAACTTCACGTTTCAGCCAAATAGCAACATCACTGATATTCAATATTTGACCAGTACTTGCAACGTATCTGGCTATTTTACCAAGTGGACTGGACAAATCACTGGTACTTGGACGACTGACACGTGCTTCCTGGCTTTGATTTTCCATTTCAAATgccattgtaaattttgtatttccaTCATTCACAgtctttaaaacaaaaaataatttcataatcacatttttgttatttcaatttatcaatttatttttttgttaattaccTGGCGTGAAAAAATATCTTctatgttaatattattgctctgaaattaaaaaaaaaaaaaagagtacaaaaattaaattaaatatcgatCTTAAGAAGGTtgagaataatttaaaaattttttacttctcTTCTCGACAATGGTTTTCTATCACCTTGAACAAATTTACCAGGTctctcaacaattttttccAAATGTCCAGCTTCACTACAATCAAGATCAAGCAAATAAACAGCACATTTTTCACATTTAAGCAGTCCTTTTGCTTCAGTCATGATTTTAGTAACCAAACATTCAAGATTATTTTGATcttcaaatatatttcttgctaaatttaacaaaatctgatttcttttatattcttGAAcagataattcaaataattgtgCATTTTGTATTCCAATGCCACAAAATGTCAGGTATCTAatgtaaagaaaattaataattatattatttttttataatttatcaattatcattaataaataaattcaatattaatatgataaaataaacaaatatacaatACCTTCGAAAAACTTCAAcatctttatcatcaaattcatTACTACCGtcagttttattaataatttgagcAACTCCAATAACTTCACCCTCATAATCACAAATTGGCattgacaatattaaattagttttataaCCAGTTCTCATATCAATTGTATTGTTAAATCTTGGATCATTGTAAGcatctttaatatttattatttctttagaCTGAGCAACGTAACCCGCAACACCAATACCAAATGGTATTTTTACTTCTtcatttttagctttttttacaGCAGCTTCGAGTTCAGTATCTTGTGttacatcaaataatttagCTGTTAAATAGCGTTCATCTGATGATCCTTTTGCAAGAAATAAACTTCCTCTATCTGCATGGGTTAATAAACCAACATTCACTAATATTTTATGACATAAAACATCAATATCCAGTTCATTAGATATATCACGTATTAATTCCATAAATAGTTCATTGTCATCAAGTTGATTTAATTCTTCACGACGTCCCGTGAAAGTTATTGGTCGacttattgaatttatataattataatcaattaatacattgagtaatattttatttacaaaaaatacgagtaaatatttttattacctggaagaact is part of the Aphidius gifuensis isolate YNYX2018 linkage group LG1, ASM1490517v1, whole genome shotgun sequence genome and harbors:
- the LOC122848804 gene encoding cGMP-specific 3',5'-cyclic phosphodiesterase, with amino-acid sequence MKISTMSRSPKSLTRKNDCLLVKSSQNSNENHELFLSNSDENSEQINVESKINLNVNIKTKTIKTDLMTDNNSKKCNEDNIEENNNITMDQVGRYLEDNPATVEAWLRDKASPDLKMRLLNTNLLPPSATLNLHSSSSDNTLIETKKNSVTTKIFKSWLATNSSVPKQKSSSSRPITFTGRREELNQLDDNELFMELIRDISNELDIDVLCHKILVNVGLLTHADRGSLFLAKGSSDERYLTAKLFDVTQDTELEAAVKKAKNEEVKIPFGIGVAGYVAQSKEIINIKDAYNDPRFNNTIDMRTGYKTNLILSMPICDYEGEVIGVAQIINKTDGSNEFDDKDVEVFRRYLTFCGIGIQNAQLFELSVQEYKRNQILLNLARNIFEDQNNLECLVTKIMTEAKGLLKCEKCAVYLLDLDCSEAGHLEKIVERPGKFVQGDRKPLSRRESNNINIEDIFSRQTVNDGNTKFTMAFEMENQSQEARVSRPSTSDLSSPLGKIARYVASTGQILNISDVAIWLKREVLDKEMNSIKSILCMPIVNGQKIVIGVAQLINKDNQSSFTDLDVSIFEAFAIFCGLGIHNTQMYESACKLMAKQKVALECLSYHATASNEDAVKLTTEQIPSADKYNLFSFTFIDFDLNDDDTCRATVRMFKACNLIQRFHIPYDVLCRWILSVKKNYRPVKYHNWRHALNVAQTMFAMLKTGKMEQFMTDLEILGLLVACLCHDLDHRGTNNAFQTKIESPLAILYSTSTMEHHHFDQCVMILSSDSNNIFQTLSMEDYRRVMKVVESAILSTDLAVYFKKKNKFMELIDDGEFDWQSEEKKELLCGMMMTACDVSAIAKPWEVQHIVAKLVADEFFDQGDLEKLQLNQQPVAMMDRERRDELPQMQVGFIDVICLPLYKVLSETFPWIMPLYEGTADNRKHWQDLAEKVEMGLTWIDRDTIEEPVEEFVSQEPKDIEFTVTTLNCVQEKKEAIVGTTKTLDAPKTPLGRFASLRKGGRSIGKGVRHRLSRSLYARSSSEDIGKVKVALPERKTKNNNKLCLLI